The following proteins are encoded in a genomic region of Dioscorea cayenensis subsp. rotundata cultivar TDr96_F1 chromosome 8, TDr96_F1_v2_PseudoChromosome.rev07_lg8_w22 25.fasta, whole genome shotgun sequence:
- the LOC120267685 gene encoding mRNA cap guanine-N7 methyltransferase 2 isoform X1: MMGGGGIISSSLPAHQRLHEFAKTALIKIFASPYAKVCDLYCGSGSDTDKWYDAQIGHYIGIDSSSSSISETREMWESQPKPYTAEFCELNPCVDNLEMYLQDKGIPVDIVCCLQHLQLCFETEDKARTLLHNVSTLLKPGGYFFGITADSSTIWTKYQKNVEASHNKGIGLKPTTVPNCIRSENYIITFDVEEEKFPLFGKKYQLKFVNDISSETHSLVHFPSLIRLAREAGLEYVEIQNLTEFYDDNRAILAGILHGYGPNFVDPRGRLLPRSFDALGLYATFVFQKPDPDIVPPITTPLFQDGNPIQDEQDWMASSWRQHGSSLDEDRTGHTETALNINPPIVEHDKGILGPGPPDLRFSEPF, translated from the exons ATGATGGGCGGAGGAGGCATCATATCTTCTTCATTGCCAGCGCACCAGCGGCTTCATGAGTTTGCCAAAACAGCTCTCATCAAAATCTTTGCTTCCCCTTATGCAAAG GTTTGTGATCTGTACTGTGGCAGTGGAAGTGACACTGACAAATGGTATGATGCTCAGATTGGGCATTACATTGGCATAG ATTCATCGTCTTCTAGTATCAGTGAAACTCGTGAGATGTGGGAAAGCCAACCCAAGCCTTACACAGCTGAGTTCTGTGAGTTGAACCCTTGTGTT GACAACTTAGAAATGTATCTGCAGGATAAAGGTATCCCAGTAGATATTGTTTGCTGTTTGCAGCACCTGCAG CTATGTTTCGAGACTGAAGATAAAGCAAGAACCCTTCTGCACAATGTATCTACACTCCTAAAACCAGGGGGATACTTTTTCGGAATTACTGCTGACTCATCAACCATATG GACAAAATACCAGAAAAATGTTGAAGCCTCGCATAACAAGGGAATTGGTTTGAAGCCAACCACGGTTCCAAATTGCATACGATCAGAGAACTACATAATTACATTTGATGTTGAAGAAGAGAA GTTTCCATTATTTGGAAAGAAATATCAGTTAAAATTTGTCAATGATATTTCTTCGGAAACACATTCTTTGGTACACTTCCCCAGCTTGATCAG GTTGGCGAGAGAAGCTGGTCTGGAATATGTGGAGATACAAAATTTAACAGAATTTTATGATGATAACAG AGCAATCCTTGCAGGAATCCTCCATGGTTATGGTCCGAATTTTGTGGATCCCCGTGGCAGGCTTCTTCCTAGATCATTTGATGCTTTAG GTTTATACGCGACATTTGTATTTCAGAAGCCAGACCCTGACATTGTTCCTCCGATCACAACTCCCTTGTTTCAAGATGGAAATCCCATTCAAGATGAA CAGGACTGGATGGCAAGTAGTTGGAGGCAACATGGATCATCTTTGGATGAAGATAGGACCGGACACACAGAGACAGCCCTCAATATCAATCCACCAATTGTGGAGCATGACAAAGGGATATTGGGTCCTGGCCCACCAGATCTACGTTTTTCAGAACCCTTTTAA
- the LOC120267685 gene encoding mRNA cap guanine-N7 methyltransferase 2 isoform X2 yields MMGGGGIISSSLPAHQRLHEFAKTALIKIFASPYAKVCDLYCGSGSDTDKWYDAQIGHYIGIDSSSSSISETREMWESQPKPYTAEFCELNPCVDNLEMYLQDKGIPVDIVCCLQHLQLCFETEDKARTLLHNVSTLLKPGGYFFGITADSSTIWTKYQKNVEASHNKGIGLKPTTVPNCIRSENYIITFDVEEEKFPLFGKKYQLKFVNDISSETHSLVHFPSLIRLAREAGLEYVEIQNLTEFYDDNRAILAGILHGYGPNFVDPRGRLLPRSFDALGLYATFVFQKPDPDIVPPITTPLFQDGNPIQDEDWMASSWRQHGSSLDEDRTGHTETALNINPPIVEHDKGILGPGPPDLRFSEPF; encoded by the exons ATGATGGGCGGAGGAGGCATCATATCTTCTTCATTGCCAGCGCACCAGCGGCTTCATGAGTTTGCCAAAACAGCTCTCATCAAAATCTTTGCTTCCCCTTATGCAAAG GTTTGTGATCTGTACTGTGGCAGTGGAAGTGACACTGACAAATGGTATGATGCTCAGATTGGGCATTACATTGGCATAG ATTCATCGTCTTCTAGTATCAGTGAAACTCGTGAGATGTGGGAAAGCCAACCCAAGCCTTACACAGCTGAGTTCTGTGAGTTGAACCCTTGTGTT GACAACTTAGAAATGTATCTGCAGGATAAAGGTATCCCAGTAGATATTGTTTGCTGTTTGCAGCACCTGCAG CTATGTTTCGAGACTGAAGATAAAGCAAGAACCCTTCTGCACAATGTATCTACACTCCTAAAACCAGGGGGATACTTTTTCGGAATTACTGCTGACTCATCAACCATATG GACAAAATACCAGAAAAATGTTGAAGCCTCGCATAACAAGGGAATTGGTTTGAAGCCAACCACGGTTCCAAATTGCATACGATCAGAGAACTACATAATTACATTTGATGTTGAAGAAGAGAA GTTTCCATTATTTGGAAAGAAATATCAGTTAAAATTTGTCAATGATATTTCTTCGGAAACACATTCTTTGGTACACTTCCCCAGCTTGATCAG GTTGGCGAGAGAAGCTGGTCTGGAATATGTGGAGATACAAAATTTAACAGAATTTTATGATGATAACAG AGCAATCCTTGCAGGAATCCTCCATGGTTATGGTCCGAATTTTGTGGATCCCCGTGGCAGGCTTCTTCCTAGATCATTTGATGCTTTAG GTTTATACGCGACATTTGTATTTCAGAAGCCAGACCCTGACATTGTTCCTCCGATCACAACTCCCTTGTTTCAAGATGGAAATCCCATTCAAGATGAA GACTGGATGGCAAGTAGTTGGAGGCAACATGGATCATCTTTGGATGAAGATAGGACCGGACACACAGAGACAGCCCTCAATATCAATCCACCAATTGTGGAGCATGACAAAGGGATATTGGGTCCTGGCCCACCAGATCTACGTTTTTCAGAACCCTTTTAA
- the LOC120267685 gene encoding mRNA cap guanine-N7 methyltransferase 2 isoform X3, which produces MMGGGGIISSSLPAHQRLHEFAKTALIKIFASPYAKVCDLYCGSGSDTDKWYDAQIGHYIGIDSSSSSISETREMWESQPKPYTAEFCELNPCVDKGIPVDIVCCLQHLQLCFETEDKARTLLHNVSTLLKPGGYFFGITADSSTIWTKYQKNVEASHNKGIGLKPTTVPNCIRSENYIITFDVEEEKFPLFGKKYQLKFVNDISSETHSLVHFPSLIRLAREAGLEYVEIQNLTEFYDDNRAILAGILHGYGPNFVDPRGRLLPRSFDALGLYATFVFQKPDPDIVPPITTPLFQDGNPIQDEQDWMASSWRQHGSSLDEDRTGHTETALNINPPIVEHDKGILGPGPPDLRFSEPF; this is translated from the exons ATGATGGGCGGAGGAGGCATCATATCTTCTTCATTGCCAGCGCACCAGCGGCTTCATGAGTTTGCCAAAACAGCTCTCATCAAAATCTTTGCTTCCCCTTATGCAAAG GTTTGTGATCTGTACTGTGGCAGTGGAAGTGACACTGACAAATGGTATGATGCTCAGATTGGGCATTACATTGGCATAG ATTCATCGTCTTCTAGTATCAGTGAAACTCGTGAGATGTGGGAAAGCCAACCCAAGCCTTACACAGCTGAGTTCTGTGAGTTGAACCCTTGTGTT GATAAAGGTATCCCAGTAGATATTGTTTGCTGTTTGCAGCACCTGCAG CTATGTTTCGAGACTGAAGATAAAGCAAGAACCCTTCTGCACAATGTATCTACACTCCTAAAACCAGGGGGATACTTTTTCGGAATTACTGCTGACTCATCAACCATATG GACAAAATACCAGAAAAATGTTGAAGCCTCGCATAACAAGGGAATTGGTTTGAAGCCAACCACGGTTCCAAATTGCATACGATCAGAGAACTACATAATTACATTTGATGTTGAAGAAGAGAA GTTTCCATTATTTGGAAAGAAATATCAGTTAAAATTTGTCAATGATATTTCTTCGGAAACACATTCTTTGGTACACTTCCCCAGCTTGATCAG GTTGGCGAGAGAAGCTGGTCTGGAATATGTGGAGATACAAAATTTAACAGAATTTTATGATGATAACAG AGCAATCCTTGCAGGAATCCTCCATGGTTATGGTCCGAATTTTGTGGATCCCCGTGGCAGGCTTCTTCCTAGATCATTTGATGCTTTAG GTTTATACGCGACATTTGTATTTCAGAAGCCAGACCCTGACATTGTTCCTCCGATCACAACTCCCTTGTTTCAAGATGGAAATCCCATTCAAGATGAA CAGGACTGGATGGCAAGTAGTTGGAGGCAACATGGATCATCTTTGGATGAAGATAGGACCGGACACACAGAGACAGCCCTCAATATCAATCCACCAATTGTGGAGCATGACAAAGGGATATTGGGTCCTGGCCCACCAGATCTACGTTTTTCAGAACCCTTTTAA
- the LOC120267685 gene encoding mRNA cap guanine-N7 methyltransferase 2 isoform X4, giving the protein MMGGGGIISSSLPAHQRLHEFAKTALIKIFASPYAKVCDLYCGSGSDTDKWYDAQIGHYIGIDSSSSSISETREMWESQPKPYTAEFCELNPCVLCFETEDKARTLLHNVSTLLKPGGYFFGITADSSTIWTKYQKNVEASHNKGIGLKPTTVPNCIRSENYIITFDVEEEKFPLFGKKYQLKFVNDISSETHSLVHFPSLIRLAREAGLEYVEIQNLTEFYDDNRAILAGILHGYGPNFVDPRGRLLPRSFDALGLYATFVFQKPDPDIVPPITTPLFQDGNPIQDEQDWMASSWRQHGSSLDEDRTGHTETALNINPPIVEHDKGILGPGPPDLRFSEPF; this is encoded by the exons ATGATGGGCGGAGGAGGCATCATATCTTCTTCATTGCCAGCGCACCAGCGGCTTCATGAGTTTGCCAAAACAGCTCTCATCAAAATCTTTGCTTCCCCTTATGCAAAG GTTTGTGATCTGTACTGTGGCAGTGGAAGTGACACTGACAAATGGTATGATGCTCAGATTGGGCATTACATTGGCATAG ATTCATCGTCTTCTAGTATCAGTGAAACTCGTGAGATGTGGGAAAGCCAACCCAAGCCTTACACAGCTGAGTTCTGTGAGTTGAACCCTTGTGTT CTATGTTTCGAGACTGAAGATAAAGCAAGAACCCTTCTGCACAATGTATCTACACTCCTAAAACCAGGGGGATACTTTTTCGGAATTACTGCTGACTCATCAACCATATG GACAAAATACCAGAAAAATGTTGAAGCCTCGCATAACAAGGGAATTGGTTTGAAGCCAACCACGGTTCCAAATTGCATACGATCAGAGAACTACATAATTACATTTGATGTTGAAGAAGAGAA GTTTCCATTATTTGGAAAGAAATATCAGTTAAAATTTGTCAATGATATTTCTTCGGAAACACATTCTTTGGTACACTTCCCCAGCTTGATCAG GTTGGCGAGAGAAGCTGGTCTGGAATATGTGGAGATACAAAATTTAACAGAATTTTATGATGATAACAG AGCAATCCTTGCAGGAATCCTCCATGGTTATGGTCCGAATTTTGTGGATCCCCGTGGCAGGCTTCTTCCTAGATCATTTGATGCTTTAG GTTTATACGCGACATTTGTATTTCAGAAGCCAGACCCTGACATTGTTCCTCCGATCACAACTCCCTTGTTTCAAGATGGAAATCCCATTCAAGATGAA CAGGACTGGATGGCAAGTAGTTGGAGGCAACATGGATCATCTTTGGATGAAGATAGGACCGGACACACAGAGACAGCCCTCAATATCAATCCACCAATTGTGGAGCATGACAAAGGGATATTGGGTCCTGGCCCACCAGATCTACGTTTTTCAGAACCCTTTTAA